In the Sediminitomix flava genome, one interval contains:
- a CDS encoding glycoside hydrolase family 53 protein, producing the protein MRIFKFLITLSIGFLLCCQSSTDLDSTSPTPPPVQAKHMLGVDLSFLPEIEAEGTTFFDAENTPQQADEILKNEGYNTVRLRLWNNPENGHCNLDEVKTFSNRLKSLGYKVWLDFHYSDSWADPAKQNKPKAWEELSLAALKDSIYSFTTIALNEVRPDYVQIGNEINHGMLWPEGNISDQAQFTDLLKEGIKASRDYDKELPIILHFAGIEGADWFFGILKSFNVDYDLIGLSYYPKWHGKDLTDLENKITSLQSTHQKKVLIAETAYPFTLGWNDWTNNIIGDESQLISDFPASPEGQKAFLKEIDNIILRTDAFGWCYWAPDWVAFRGNEATNGSSWENQALFDFNFQYLH; encoded by the coding sequence ATGAGAATTTTTAAATTTTTAATCACACTCAGTATTGGTTTTCTTTTGTGTTGCCAATCTTCAACTGATCTTGATTCTACCAGCCCTACGCCTCCTCCCGTACAAGCTAAACACATGTTGGGTGTTGACCTCTCTTTTCTTCCCGAAATAGAAGCGGAAGGAACTACATTTTTTGACGCTGAAAATACGCCTCAACAAGCTGACGAAATCTTGAAGAATGAGGGCTACAATACTGTTCGACTAAGACTTTGGAATAACCCTGAAAACGGGCACTGTAATTTGGATGAAGTGAAAACGTTCTCAAACAGACTGAAAAGCTTAGGCTATAAAGTTTGGTTAGATTTTCATTATTCTGATAGTTGGGCAGACCCTGCAAAACAAAATAAACCAAAAGCATGGGAAGAACTTTCATTAGCGGCTTTGAAAGACTCCATTTATTCTTTTACTACTATTGCATTAAATGAGGTTCGACCAGATTATGTACAGATTGGGAATGAAATCAATCATGGAATGCTTTGGCCTGAAGGAAATATTTCTGACCAAGCGCAATTTACAGACTTACTCAAGGAAGGAATAAAAGCCTCAAGAGATTATGACAAAGAACTACCGATCATTTTACACTTTGCTGGTATTGAAGGTGCCGATTGGTTTTTCGGGATACTAAAATCTTTCAATGTAGATTATGACTTGATTGGACTTTCTTATTATCCCAAATGGCATGGCAAAGATTTGACAGACTTAGAAAATAAAATCACATCTCTCCAATCTACCCATCAAAAGAAAGTACTAATAGCCGAGACTGCTTATCCTTTTACGTTAGGGTGGAATGATTGGACCAATAACATTATTGGAGATGAATCTCAATTAATTTCAGATTTCCCTGCTAGCCCCGAAGGGCAAAAGGCTTTTCTAAAAGAAATCGACAATATCATCTTAAGAACCGATGCCTTCGGTTGGTGTTATTGGGCGCCTGATTGGGTTGCTTTCAGAGGAAATGAAGCTACAAATGGTTCTAGTTGGGAAAATCAAGCTCTATTTGACTTCAACTTCCAATACCTTCATTAG
- a CDS encoding FAD-binding oxidoreductase: MGNDIDSGKWDCFQAGLRGILIQKGDDAYEDARKLYNGMIDKSPAYIVKCADVADVITTVNFARENKLKLAVRGGGHNGAGLASVDEGMVCDLSDMRSCRVDLKTQTVRAEGGCKWRDVDHVTNAFGMATSSGIVSTTGVAGLTLGGGHGYLARQYGLTIDNLVEADVVLADGKFVTASKTENSDLFWAIRGGGGNFGVVTSFVFQLHPVHTVHAGVTLWPLEKAKEILTWYQDFILKSKTDLYGFFAFMRVPPAPPFPEELYTQNVCGAVWCYTGDFNKVEEVFKPITDTAPVFSHLGSMPFPILQGLFDDLYPSGHQWYWRGDIFKELSEEAIDKFVKHGSEIPTVHSTMHIYPIDGKVNEIGKTATAFSYRDAKFSVVYAGVDPDPKNAAKISTWAKKYWEDLHPHSAGGAYVNFLMNDEHHDRVKATYQENYRRLTQIKEKYDPTNFFSINQNIPPH, from the coding sequence ATGGGAAATGATATTGATAGCGGAAAATGGGACTGTTTTCAAGCGGGACTCAGAGGAATTTTAATACAGAAAGGAGATGATGCATATGAGGATGCTAGAAAACTCTATAATGGAATGATAGATAAATCTCCAGCTTACATTGTGAAATGTGCAGATGTGGCAGATGTGATTACAACAGTGAATTTTGCAAGAGAAAATAAGTTGAAGTTAGCAGTAAGAGGAGGAGGGCATAATGGTGCAGGTTTAGCTTCTGTAGATGAAGGAATGGTTTGTGATCTTTCTGATATGAGAAGTTGTAGAGTAGATTTGAAAACGCAAACGGTGAGAGCTGAAGGAGGGTGTAAGTGGCGAGATGTAGATCATGTGACTAATGCCTTCGGAATGGCAACTTCTTCAGGGATTGTCTCGACAACAGGAGTAGCGGGTTTAACACTTGGTGGAGGACATGGCTACCTTGCTCGGCAATATGGATTGACCATTGATAATTTAGTAGAAGCAGATGTGGTATTGGCTGATGGTAAGTTTGTGACAGCAAGCAAAACAGAGAATTCAGACCTCTTTTGGGCAATAAGAGGTGGAGGCGGAAATTTTGGTGTTGTGACTTCTTTTGTTTTTCAGCTTCATCCAGTTCATACGGTTCATGCAGGAGTAACACTTTGGCCATTAGAAAAGGCTAAAGAGATACTGACATGGTATCAAGACTTTATTTTGAAGAGTAAAACGGATTTATACGGATTTTTTGCCTTTATGAGAGTTCCTCCAGCACCACCATTTCCAGAAGAATTGTATACACAAAATGTATGTGGAGCAGTATGGTGCTACACAGGAGATTTTAATAAGGTCGAAGAAGTTTTCAAACCGATTACAGACACAGCACCTGTTTTCTCGCATCTTGGATCTATGCCTTTTCCAATTTTGCAAGGCCTGTTTGATGATCTTTATCCTTCGGGACATCAATGGTATTGGCGAGGAGATATATTTAAAGAACTAAGTGAAGAGGCTATTGATAAATTTGTCAAACATGGTTCAGAAATACCAACGGTTCATTCTACCATGCATATTTATCCGATTGATGGGAAAGTAAACGAAATAGGAAAAACGGCAACAGCATTTAGTTACAGGGATGCAAAGTTCTCCGTTGTTTATGCAGGAGTAGACCCAGACCCAAAAAATGCCGCCAAAATTTCAACTTGGGCGAAAAAGTATTGGGAAGATTTACATCCTCATTCAGCAGGAGGAGCGTATGTGAATTTCTTAATGAATGATGAGCACCATGATAGAGTAAAGGCGACTTATCAAGAAAACTACAGGAGATTAACTCAGATAAAAGAGAAATATGATCCAACGAATTTCTTCAGTATAAATCAGAATATTCCTCCTCATTAA
- a CDS encoding DUF4856 domain-containing protein: MKLKYSLLATAFLSMSLFSCEESSNDDPTMELPTSYNFENVSYSGQTNRIMLLSDLEAKMKSANDGETVVTADELTAIYENTAGNYDETKQLANKTYSGEDRNAQAEMYEYFASLEAISGNSENLIGGRLFDENGVEPTQMVAKGLMGAVLYWQATSVYFGEDKMNVDNEEVTEGKGTAMQHHWDEAFGYFGATTDYLTSGETQYYWASYAAKRAEVLDLRETIFNAFIKGRDAIDRKDYDARDEAIVEVQNAWEKLVAANVVHYINSSLANMADAGEYYHAWSEAKAFAGCLYFNANKTISNEEFAQLETLLGENPMVATKSDLEAASLLLQEVFGFTNDELLNL; the protein is encoded by the coding sequence ATGAAACTAAAATATTCTTTACTAGCTACTGCTTTTTTATCAATGTCACTTTTTTCATGTGAAGAAAGTTCAAATGATGATCCTACAATGGAATTGCCAACATCTTATAACTTCGAAAATGTAAGTTATAGTGGTCAAACAAATCGTATCATGTTATTGAGTGATTTGGAGGCTAAAATGAAGTCGGCAAATGATGGAGAAACTGTCGTTACAGCAGATGAGTTAACAGCAATCTATGAGAATACGGCTGGAAACTATGATGAGACAAAACAACTAGCGAATAAAACATACAGCGGAGAGGATAGAAATGCTCAAGCTGAGATGTATGAATATTTTGCTTCTTTAGAAGCTATTAGTGGAAATTCTGAAAACCTAATTGGTGGTCGTTTGTTTGATGAAAATGGGGTAGAACCTACGCAAATGGTCGCTAAAGGATTGATGGGTGCTGTGCTTTATTGGCAAGCAACTTCAGTTTACTTCGGTGAAGATAAAATGAATGTAGATAATGAAGAGGTAACTGAAGGCAAAGGAACAGCAATGCAACACCACTGGGATGAGGCATTCGGTTACTTTGGAGCAACTACAGATTATTTGACAAGTGGTGAAACGCAATATTACTGGGCGAGCTACGCAGCAAAACGCGCAGAAGTTTTAGACTTACGTGAAACTATTTTCAATGCGTTCATTAAAGGTAGAGATGCAATCGACCGTAAAGATTATGATGCTCGTGATGAGGCTATCGTTGAAGTACAAAACGCTTGGGAAAAGCTTGTTGCCGCAAACGTAGTTCATTATATCAATTCTTCTTTGGCTAATATGGCAGATGCTGGTGAGTATTACCACGCGTGGTCTGAAGCTAAAGCATTTGCGGGATGTTTATATTTTAATGCTAACAAAACAATCTCTAACGAGGAGTTTGCTCAGTTGGAAACACTACTTGGTGAAAATCCAATGGTAGCAACAAAGTCAGATCTTGAGGCTGCAAGCCTTCTTTTACAAGAAGTATTCGGATTCACAAATGATGAGTTACTTAATCTTTAA
- a CDS encoding imelysin family protein, with protein MRLKKTLFTFLCAGSLLGQTACETEKDKISDFDQAAMLENYSENLMLSNIATYNTSVSALATAVNAFVGAQNEANLLAAQEALLTAYTDWALVDGLQFGPAEEQNFFVNSNTFPARFDEIEASIESGSWDLSSVFAKDEKGLAALDYLLFNGETSADILEGFENTSRQNYLKEVAEDLSSSAMTLLDAWRADSGNYAAEFAANTGNDPSSSLGFLINEFNKSYERSKNQRLGYPMGKNSLAGIVTPKTLEGYYSKQSLRLLKANVTAVENLFKGQYGETNGLGLDDYLTSYTEAGIIDKDLSKEILAQFELIHSKLDALADPLADQLEAEDSKLEELYVAMKDMTFMIKSEMSTALGVSITYQDSDGD; from the coding sequence ATGAGACTAAAGAAAACGTTATTCACTTTTTTATGTGCAGGAAGTTTGTTGGGGCAGACAGCTTGTGAAACAGAAAAAGATAAAATATCAGATTTTGACCAAGCTGCAATGCTTGAAAATTATAGTGAAAATCTGATGTTGTCTAACATTGCAACATACAATACTTCAGTGAGTGCTCTCGCTACGGCAGTAAATGCATTCGTTGGAGCGCAAAATGAGGCAAATCTTTTAGCGGCTCAAGAGGCACTACTGACAGCTTATACAGATTGGGCATTGGTAGATGGATTGCAGTTTGGGCCAGCAGAAGAGCAGAATTTCTTTGTCAATTCAAATACTTTCCCTGCTCGATTTGATGAGATTGAAGCTTCAATTGAGAGTGGTAGTTGGGACTTATCAAGTGTATTTGCAAAAGATGAAAAAGGGCTTGCTGCTCTTGATTATCTTTTATTCAATGGCGAAACATCCGCAGATATTTTAGAAGGTTTTGAGAATACCTCTCGCCAAAATTATTTAAAAGAAGTAGCAGAAGATTTATCATCTTCAGCGATGACTCTTTTGGATGCTTGGAGAGCGGATAGTGGAAATTATGCCGCTGAGTTTGCTGCAAATACAGGCAATGACCCAAGTAGTTCATTAGGTTTCTTGATCAATGAATTCAATAAATCTTATGAACGCAGTAAAAATCAGCGTTTGGGTTATCCTATGGGGAAAAACTCTTTGGCAGGAATAGTAACACCAAAAACTTTAGAGGGCTATTACAGCAAGCAATCACTTCGTTTGCTAAAAGCCAATGTTACTGCGGTAGAGAATTTATTTAAAGGTCAATATGGTGAAACAAACGGTTTAGGTTTGGATGATTATTTGACTTCTTATACAGAAGCTGGAATTATAGATAAAGATTTATCGAAAGAGATTTTAGCTCAATTTGAACTTATCCATAGCAAACTTGACGCATTAGCTGATCCTCTTGCAGATCAACTGGAAGCAGAGGATTCAAAGTTGGAAGAACTTTATGTTGCAATGAAGGATATGACCTTTATGATAAAATCTGAGATGTCTACAGCTTTAGGCGTTTCGATCACATATCAAGACAGTGACGGAGATTAA
- a CDS encoding TonB-dependent receptor domain-containing protein: MSSFLRRFFQLGICTLLCFQLFSASAQDVRIYGYVKRHNSNEKIADAAVFVKGTSIKVITDKKGFFQLPSLPLGQTYIISVFKLGMQTSSKEVTPQTSKLKLDLTLQDFEELLEEVSVNGLDESSEIARLNEVEGTAIYAAKKSEVILLKNLTANLATNNSRQVYNKVPGLNIWESDGAGIQLGIGGRGLSPNRTSNFNTRQNGYDIAADALGYPESYYTPPLEAVERIQVVRGAASLQYGTQFGGMLNFRMKKGNSEKPFEIVSRQTVGSFGLFNSFNSVGGQTGKLNYYTAYQYKTGDGWRPNSEFDVNTLYSAFNYQFTEKFKVGLDFTHMDYLAKQPGGLTDIQFETDPRASTTDKNWFKVDWNILALNAEYRFSPRSRFEMRAFGLYAGRDALGINQRSEFPETDPRLLVSDKFRNIGTELRYIQHYDLLGKSSVFLVGTRLYRGFDLKQQGNASNGFDADFSFTDESSLLSDHDFYIHNYAGFIENIINLSDKFSITPGVRFEWIGTEGIGYFQEEKTIGVDDLGFPITGMVDVEDNISKYRPIFLAGIGLSYKPKEGMEVYANFSQNYRAITFSDLRVLNTNVRIDPDLQDERGYSADLGLRGRNDFLNYDLSAFYLKYNNKIGLAVPSNPIRTNIADAFTTGIEAFGELNALYFIDPQWESRLNIFANISFIHGQYISEENTYDGNMVELVPPFNLKTGFSFQKGGFAASWQYSFVDKQYTDAFNTEEPLADAVYGPIPSYQVMDLSLKYNYKWFTVESGVNNLTNEMYFTRRATGYPGPGIIPSDGRNYYLTLQVKL, translated from the coding sequence ATGAGCAGTTTTTTGAGAAGATTCTTTCAGTTAGGAATTTGTACGCTTTTGTGTTTTCAGTTATTCTCTGCATCGGCACAAGATGTGAGAATCTATGGCTATGTAAAACGACATAATTCAAATGAAAAAATTGCTGATGCAGCCGTTTTTGTAAAGGGAACTTCTATAAAAGTAATTACAGACAAGAAAGGCTTTTTCCAACTTCCTTCTTTACCCTTAGGGCAAACTTACATTATCTCGGTGTTTAAACTTGGGATGCAAACAAGCTCTAAGGAAGTCACTCCACAAACTTCAAAATTAAAACTTGATCTCACATTACAAGACTTTGAAGAGCTTCTGGAAGAGGTTTCTGTCAATGGTTTGGATGAGTCAAGTGAGATAGCCCGACTGAACGAAGTAGAAGGAACAGCAATTTATGCTGCAAAGAAGAGTGAAGTTATTCTTCTGAAAAATTTAACTGCAAACCTTGCAACAAATAATAGCCGTCAAGTATACAACAAGGTTCCGGGTTTGAACATTTGGGAAAGTGACGGAGCAGGAATCCAACTCGGGATTGGAGGTCGAGGCTTAAGCCCAAACAGAACATCAAATTTCAACACTCGCCAAAATGGCTATGACATAGCCGCAGATGCCTTAGGTTACCCAGAAAGTTATTATACACCGCCTTTAGAAGCCGTAGAACGAATTCAAGTAGTACGTGGAGCTGCATCTTTGCAATACGGGACTCAGTTTGGAGGAATGCTTAATTTCCGAATGAAAAAAGGAAATTCTGAAAAGCCATTTGAAATAGTATCTCGTCAGACAGTAGGTTCTTTTGGTCTTTTCAATTCATTCAATAGCGTAGGAGGTCAAACAGGAAAACTCAATTACTACACAGCTTACCAATATAAAACAGGAGATGGTTGGCGTCCAAATTCTGAATTTGATGTAAATACCCTTTATTCAGCCTTCAATTATCAATTCACAGAAAAATTTAAAGTCGGATTAGATTTCACACATATGGATTACTTGGCAAAACAACCAGGTGGTCTGACTGATATACAGTTTGAAACTGATCCGAGAGCTTCTACTACCGATAAGAATTGGTTTAAAGTAGATTGGAATATTTTAGCCCTAAATGCCGAATACAGATTTTCTCCAAGAAGTAGATTTGAGATGAGAGCGTTCGGTCTGTATGCAGGAAGAGATGCTTTAGGTATCAACCAACGTTCAGAGTTTCCTGAGACTGATCCAAGACTTTTAGTTTCAGATAAATTCAGAAATATAGGAACAGAACTTCGTTACATTCAGCATTACGATCTTTTAGGAAAGTCTTCTGTATTCTTAGTCGGAACAAGACTTTACAGAGGTTTTGACTTGAAACAACAGGGGAATGCTAGCAACGGTTTCGATGCAGATTTTTCTTTTACAGATGAAAGTAGTCTACTTTCTGACCATGATTTCTATATTCATAATTACGCTGGATTTATAGAAAACATTATCAATCTATCCGATAAATTTAGTATCACACCAGGAGTCAGGTTTGAATGGATTGGAACTGAAGGAATCGGTTATTTTCAAGAGGAAAAAACGATTGGAGTTGATGATTTAGGTTTCCCAATTACAGGAATGGTAGATGTAGAGGACAATATTAGTAAGTATCGTCCAATCTTCTTGGCAGGAATAGGTCTGAGTTATAAACCGAAAGAAGGAATGGAGGTTTATGCCAATTTCTCTCAAAATTACCGAGCGATTACTTTCTCAGATTTGAGGGTATTGAATACCAATGTTCGTATTGATCCAGACCTTCAAGATGAGAGAGGTTATAGTGCTGATTTAGGACTTAGAGGAAGAAATGATTTTCTAAATTATGACCTTTCTGCCTTTTACTTAAAGTACAATAATAAAATTGGATTGGCTGTTCCGAGTAACCCGATTCGCACAAATATTGCAGATGCGTTTACAACAGGAATCGAAGCTTTCGGAGAACTGAACGCACTTTATTTTATAGACCCTCAGTGGGAAAGCCGTCTGAATATTTTTGCCAATATTTCATTTATCCATGGGCAGTACATTTCTGAAGAAAATACTTACGATGGAAATATGGTAGAGCTTGTTCCTCCTTTCAACCTTAAAACAGGTTTTAGTTTTCAAAAAGGTGGATTTGCAGCATCATGGCAATACAGTTTTGTTGATAAGCAATACACAGATGCTTTCAACACTGAAGAGCCTTTAGCTGATGCTGTTTATGGTCCTATTCCTTCTTATCAAGTAATGGATTTATCATTGAAATATAACTACAAGTGGTTTACGGTAGAAAGTGGTGTAAACAACTTGACAAACGAGATGTATTTCACACGTAGAGCTACGGGGTATCCAGGACCGGGTATTATTCCATCTGATGGAAGAAATTACTATTTAACTTTGCAGGTTAAGTTGTAA
- a CDS encoding sterol desaturase family protein: MSYKEIIDILSEAIQMPFGYLFSSRKRIYFLYLLTSAVLAFFVYKKTKEEGSFFKYLFKKEIWWSKSAWVDYGLVFFNALVKVALIGPYLIYGLYLAHYTNEFLLENLGHYDFGMSMWTTIIAYTFVLTLVSDFASFYVHYLMHKIPFLWQFHKVHHSATTLNPITQYRLHPLELILNNIKGILVFGLITGLFDFLSENQVQKWTFLGANAFSFLFLLWGANLRHSHVKLTYWNPLEYIFISPFQHQIHHSDAPKHFNKNMGSKLAIWDWMFGTLVRSKDTGDIAFGLGKYDNKRYDTFWKNLVAPFQWMYGKTKELMK, from the coding sequence ATGAGCTACAAAGAAATTATAGATATACTTTCAGAGGCTATCCAAATGCCTTTCGGTTATCTTTTTTCTTCCAGAAAGAGAATCTATTTTTTGTATCTACTGACTTCTGCAGTATTGGCTTTTTTTGTCTATAAGAAGACCAAAGAAGAAGGCTCATTTTTCAAGTATCTTTTCAAGAAAGAAATATGGTGGAGCAAATCTGCTTGGGTAGATTACGGCTTGGTATTTTTTAATGCTCTTGTAAAAGTTGCGCTGATTGGCCCTTACCTTATTTATGGCTTGTATTTGGCACATTACACCAATGAATTTCTCTTAGAAAACCTTGGACATTATGACTTTGGAATGTCGATGTGGACAACCATTATTGCTTATACATTTGTACTGACTCTTGTAAGTGATTTTGCGAGTTTTTATGTGCATTACCTTATGCATAAAATTCCTTTTCTATGGCAGTTTCATAAAGTACATCACTCCGCAACTACACTCAATCCAATTACACAATACCGTCTTCATCCATTGGAGTTGATCTTGAATAACATCAAAGGGATTTTGGTTTTTGGATTGATCACAGGATTGTTCGATTTCTTGTCAGAAAATCAGGTACAAAAATGGACTTTTTTAGGAGCGAATGCTTTTAGTTTTCTATTTCTTTTATGGGGAGCAAACCTAAGACATTCACATGTGAAGCTGACTTATTGGAATCCTTTGGAATATATCTTTATCAGTCCTTTTCAGCATCAAATTCATCATAGTGATGCACCAAAGCATTTCAATAAAAACATGGGTTCTAAACTCGCTATTTGGGATTGGATGTTTGGAACTTTAGTAAGATCAAAAGATACAGGTGATATAGCTTTTGGACTAGGGAAGTATGATAATAAGCGGTACGATACCTTCTGGAAAAACCTTGTAGCTCCCTTCCAATGGATGTATGGAAAAACCAAAGAGTTAATGAAGTAA
- a CDS encoding DUF4199 domain-containing protein: protein MLKGTYVSTKPIALKYGGVLGLGLFGYTTALLMLGIASPSAMMAIYLFLSVAIIFAVRDYRNWNNGVVTFQKGFTLGLLTSLIAGVIYGLLRAFYFKFIDDSVVQQGIQDMTTLLNSAPDMTAEEVEQSIEMLNWAANSFLAQASMQTLDICFMGLFFSFTTAFFFRTVR, encoded by the coding sequence ATGTTGAAGGGAACATACGTATCTACCAAACCCATAGCGCTCAAATATGGCGGTGTATTAGGTTTGGGACTGTTTGGGTATACTACAGCCTTATTGATGTTGGGTATTGCTAGTCCATCGGCTATGATGGCTATTTACCTATTCTTATCTGTTGCCATTATATTTGCGGTTCGCGATTATAGAAATTGGAATAATGGAGTAGTAACTTTCCAAAAAGGCTTCACTTTAGGACTGCTTACGTCATTAATCGCAGGAGTCATTTACGGCTTGTTACGAGCATTCTATTTCAAATTTATAGATGATAGTGTCGTTCAACAAGGTATACAAGACATGACTACTTTATTGAATAGCGCTCCTGATATGACAGCAGAGGAAGTAGAACAAAGTATAGAAATGCTGAATTGGGCAGCCAATTCGTTCCTTGCACAAGCAAGTATGCAAACCCTAGATATTTGTTTTATGGGCTTGTTCTTTAGCTTTACTACAGCTTTCTTCTTTAGAACAGTAAGATAG
- the rnc gene encoding ribonuclease III yields the protein MLLKIIQRWFIRYSEQDRKLDKAVTGITGRRPYNIRLYRLAMKHSSVAAETVKGFKESNERLEYLGDAVLGAIVAEYLFKRYPFKDEGFLTEIRSRIVNRESLNKLAVKIGLSQLVEFEGRKRSNLSHKSIYGDAMEAFIGAVYLDKGFHFTRRFIIRKLLMQHYDIEAVIETTTNFKSLVIEWAQKLNHKVEFNISETRGSKHNKQFKVDLSVDGEVVATGNGFSKKKAEQDAARKACEALDIP from the coding sequence GTGTTGCTCAAAATTATTCAACGATGGTTTATCAGGTATTCCGAGCAAGACCGCAAATTGGATAAGGCTGTAACTGGAATTACAGGTAGAAGGCCTTACAATATCCGATTATACCGTTTGGCTATGAAACATAGCTCGGTAGCTGCGGAGACAGTCAAAGGATTCAAAGAATCCAATGAACGCTTAGAATATTTGGGCGATGCTGTACTAGGAGCCATAGTCGCGGAGTATTTGTTCAAACGTTACCCTTTTAAAGATGAAGGATTTTTGACCGAGATAAGGTCACGTATCGTGAACAGAGAATCGCTGAACAAATTGGCAGTAAAAATTGGTTTGAGTCAATTGGTGGAGTTCGAAGGACGCAAACGTTCGAATCTATCTCACAAGTCGATCTACGGAGATGCCATGGAAGCCTTCATTGGGGCGGTATATCTAGATAAGGGCTTTCATTTCACTCGCCGATTCATTATTAGAAAGTTGCTCATGCAACACTATGATATTGAGGCGGTGATTGAGACTACTACAAACTTTAAGAGTTTGGTGATTGAGTGGGCACAAAAGCTGAATCACAAAGTAGAGTTCAATATCTCAGAAACACGTGGATCAAAACACAACAAGCAATTTAAAGTGGATTTGAGTGTAGATGGTGAAGTGGTAGCAACAGGAAATGGTTTCAGCAAGAAAAAAGCGGAACAAGATGCTGCCCGAAAAGCTTGTGAAGCATTAGACATTCCATAG
- a CDS encoding Rossmann-fold NAD(P)-binding domain-containing protein — MTSKNIAIIGCGWLGTTFGEYMSQKEYEVKGSTTTEEKLTLLSQKGINSFLLDIDTSELTDWQSFLDVDVCLILLPPKRDIDGANVYKKRLEKLHEIISSSSVNKVILVSSTSVYPDNQKEVDESCTDFSPSPNGEALRTIEQLYLQTDKLDTTVLRFSGLIGGDRVPKYSLKKGRFHKIWNAPMNAVHRDDCIQVMEEIIKQDVWNEIFNVCAPEHPIRKDYYTEGAKAAGLPLPEVPDATDNPPYKIVNSDKVVNRLGIKWKYPNPMAVATQQ; from the coding sequence ATGACATCAAAAAACATTGCAATTATTGGCTGTGGTTGGTTAGGGACTACCTTCGGAGAATATATGAGTCAAAAAGAATACGAAGTAAAAGGGTCAACGACCACAGAAGAAAAACTTACTTTGCTTTCTCAAAAAGGGATTAATTCTTTCTTATTAGATATTGATACTTCCGAATTAACAGACTGGCAATCATTTTTAGATGTAGATGTTTGTCTGATACTTCTTCCTCCTAAAAGAGATATTGATGGAGCAAATGTTTATAAAAAACGACTAGAAAAGCTTCATGAGATCATCTCTTCCTCATCAGTGAATAAAGTTATACTAGTGAGTTCCACATCGGTTTACCCAGATAATCAGAAAGAAGTGGATGAAAGTTGTACAGACTTTTCGCCTAGTCCTAACGGAGAAGCTTTGAGAACGATAGAGCAATTATATTTACAAACCGATAAACTAGATACTACTGTATTACGATTCTCTGGACTAATTGGAGGAGATAGAGTACCTAAATACAGTCTTAAAAAAGGAAGATTTCACAAGATTTGGAATGCACCAATGAATGCCGTGCATAGAGATGATTGTATTCAAGTAATGGAAGAGATCATCAAACAAGATGTTTGGAATGAGATTTTTAATGTTTGTGCTCCCGAACACCCGATACGAAAAGACTACTACACTGAAGGCGCAAAAGCTGCTGGACTACCTTTACCAGAAGTTCCTGATGCAACAGACAATCCTCCTTACAAAATTGTAAACTCAGATAAGGTTGTAAACCGACTTGGGATTAAATGGAAATACCCAAACCCTATGGCGGTTGCTACTCAACAATAA